Proteins from a single region of Chitinivorax sp. B:
- the aceF gene encoding dihydrolipoyllysine-residue acetyltransferase, giving the protein MTIELKVPDIGGFSDVAVIEVAVKVGDTINPDDTLITLETDKATMDVPATAGGVVKAVNVKVGDKISEGSVIVVVEAAGQAAPSPVAAPAPAPAPAPAPAPAPSVAAPAAESSVIEIRVPDIGGFNGVDVIDVAIKAGDTIKVDDTLITLETDKATMDVPSTTAGTIKSVAVKVGDKVSQGDLVITLATTSSPATTATQATTPAPAPQPVAAPSPAKAAAAPAPVATAPSTGKVDETGFKAAFASPSVRKFARELGADLGRVKGSGPKGRILQEDVKTFVKGVLTSSAAHAPAAGGSGVGLDLLPWPKVDFAKFGPIENKPLSRIKKLSGANLARNWVMIPHVTQFDEADITEMEAFRKQMGDELKKQDVKLTPLAFLIKAVVAALKKYPEFNASLDGDNLVLKQYFHIGFAADTPNGLVVPVIKDADKKSLIQLAQESSALAAKARDGKLLPTDMQGGCFSISSLGGVGGTAFTPIVNAPEVAILGVSKSAIKPVWNGSEFAPRLMLPLSLSYDHRVIDGASAARFTTYLGQVLGDIRRLML; this is encoded by the coding sequence ATGACAATCGAACTCAAAGTCCCCGATATTGGTGGCTTTTCCGATGTGGCTGTGATTGAAGTCGCGGTCAAGGTTGGTGACACCATCAACCCAGACGACACCCTGATCACCCTGGAAACCGATAAAGCCACGATGGACGTACCCGCAACCGCAGGTGGCGTCGTCAAAGCCGTCAATGTAAAGGTGGGCGACAAAATTTCCGAAGGGTCGGTGATTGTGGTGGTGGAAGCAGCAGGTCAAGCAGCGCCGTCGCCCGTCGCTGCACCTGCACCTGCACCTGCACCTGCACCTGCACCTGCACCTGCACCCAGCGTAGCAGCGCCAGCGGCTGAAAGCAGCGTCATCGAAATCCGTGTTCCGGATATCGGTGGATTCAATGGCGTGGACGTGATTGATGTTGCCATCAAAGCCGGTGACACCATCAAGGTGGACGACACCTTGATCACGCTGGAAACCGACAAGGCCACCATGGATGTACCTTCTACCACCGCCGGCACCATCAAGAGCGTTGCCGTCAAGGTAGGTGACAAGGTATCGCAAGGCGATCTGGTGATCACCCTGGCTACCACCAGTAGTCCCGCTACGACAGCTACTCAAGCGACAACGCCAGCACCAGCTCCACAACCAGTGGCAGCCCCTTCACCAGCAAAAGCGGCTGCGGCGCCAGCACCCGTTGCAACCGCACCGTCCACCGGCAAGGTAGACGAGACAGGCTTCAAAGCAGCGTTCGCCAGCCCATCGGTTCGCAAGTTTGCACGTGAATTGGGCGCCGACCTGGGCAGAGTCAAGGGAAGCGGCCCTAAAGGCCGCATTCTGCAGGAAGACGTCAAAACCTTCGTGAAAGGTGTACTGACCTCGTCTGCAGCCCACGCGCCCGCTGCCGGTGGTTCTGGCGTTGGCTTGGACTTGTTGCCCTGGCCCAAGGTCGATTTTGCCAAGTTTGGCCCGATCGAGAATAAGCCGCTGTCGCGCATCAAGAAATTGTCTGGTGCCAATCTAGCGCGCAACTGGGTGATGATCCCACATGTTACCCAGTTCGACGAAGCCGATATCACCGAGATGGAAGCCTTCCGCAAGCAAATGGGTGATGAGCTGAAGAAACAGGATGTGAAGCTGACACCGCTTGCATTCCTGATCAAGGCCGTAGTTGCCGCATTGAAGAAATATCCAGAATTCAACGCCTCGCTTGATGGCGACAATCTGGTGTTGAAACAATATTTCCACATCGGTTTTGCTGCCGATACGCCGAATGGGCTGGTGGTTCCAGTCATCAAGGATGCCGATAAGAAATCCCTGATCCAACTGGCACAGGAATCCAGTGCGCTGGCCGCCAAAGCACGTGATGGCAAGCTATTGCCTACCGACATGCAAGGTGGTTGCTTCTCGATTTCCTCACTGGGTGGGGTCGGTGGTACAGCCTTCACACCAATCGTGAATGCGCCGGAAGTCGCCATCCTGGGCGTGTCCAAGTCGGCAATCAAGCCCGTTTGGAACGGCAGTGAGTTCGCCCCACGCCTGATGTTGCCGCTCAGC